Proteins from a single region of Clostridia bacterium:
- a CDS encoding endonuclease/exonuclease/phosphatase family protein, producing the protein METVKKRKGLWWKIPVAVLLVILLVAGGYVAYVFISYSRIEDNKVLEVKGGAAETAVTGREYTAVSFNIGFGAYTPDFTFFMDGGKESRARSEESVLECVDGAAKTALSFEPDFVFFQEVDTDSDRSFHVDQEERLIGLFKSAGGFDSVFAQNYHSAYLMYPILHPHGASNSGLLTMSRANITSSLRRSLPIATGVKKILDLDRCYSVSRVPVDNGRELVLFNIHASAYGTDASQGNAQMEMLLNDMKAEYDKGNYVICGGDYNHDFTGGSVKYFDPGVTELFSWCQPFPAELIPEGLSRCTDYAEGVVPSTRNTDIPYSEDSFVVILDGFIISDNVTCGYVQNIDAGFKYTDHNPVVIKFTLEP; encoded by the coding sequence ATGGAAACCGTTAAAAAGAGAAAAGGCCTGTGGTGGAAGATACCCGTCGCCGTTCTTTTGGTGATACTGCTCGTCGCCGGCGGCTACGTGGCATACGTCTTCATCAGCTACAGCCGCATCGAAGACAACAAGGTCCTTGAAGTCAAGGGCGGCGCCGCCGAAACCGCCGTCACCGGCAGGGAATACACCGCCGTCAGCTTCAACATCGGCTTCGGCGCGTACACGCCGGACTTCACCTTCTTCATGGACGGCGGCAAGGAGAGCCGCGCGCGTTCCGAGGAGAGCGTCCTCGAATGCGTCGACGGCGCCGCGAAGACCGCGCTTTCCTTCGAGCCGGATTTCGTCTTCTTCCAGGAGGTCGACACCGACTCCGACCGCAGCTTCCACGTCGATCAGGAGGAGCGGCTGATCGGGCTTTTCAAGAGCGCGGGCGGCTTCGACAGCGTTTTCGCGCAGAACTATCATTCCGCTTATCTGATGTACCCGATCCTGCATCCGCACGGCGCCTCAAACTCTGGCCTGCTTACGATGAGCCGTGCGAATATAACCTCTTCGCTGCGCAGAAGTCTGCCGATAGCGACCGGAGTAAAGAAGATACTCGACCTCGACCGCTGCTACAGCGTATCCCGCGTCCCCGTCGACAACGGCAGGGAGCTCGTGCTTTTCAACATTCACGCCTCCGCCTACGGCACGGACGCCTCCCAGGGCAACGCGCAGATGGAGATGCTACTGAACGATATGAAGGCGGAGTACGACAAGGGCAACTACGTTATATGCGGCGGCGACTACAACCACGATTTCACCGGCGGCTCCGTCAAGTATTTCGACCCCGGCGTGACCGAGCTGTTCAGCTGGTGCCAGCCCTTCCCGGCGGAGCTGATCCCCGAGGGCCTGTCAAGATGCACCGACTACGCCGAGGGAGTGGTCCCATCCACGCGCAACACGGATATCCCGTATTCCGAAGACAGCTTCGTCGTCATTCTTGACGGCTTCATAATTTCCGACAACGTGACCTGCGGCTACGTGCAGAATATCGACGCCGGATTCAAGTATACCGACCACAACCCGGTCGTAATAAAGTTCACGCTTGAGCCGTGA
- a CDS encoding HD domain-containing protein, with the protein MAYFNVFSIVFYLGTLLMIKKGMLWLYSVSVLLEVAVHMFMAVCFVGVSAGFQVTLIGMNALAFCAEFTSVKLKKRRVSGLILGGVCMAFYIASFIISRLAPPEYELSMEFNFWLQLSWGVIVFAANILFLKLFVTSALRSDRNFHVVQTLAEAIDAKDPYTRGHSIRVATYSREIARRAGMSDKAQEDVFMMGLLHDVGKIGVPDAVINKPGRLTDEEFGVIKKHTVTGARILDKIEEMPELAVGARRHHERIDGAGYPSGLKGDEIPVEARILAVADAYDAMTSKRSYRDAMPQSKVREEIENGLGAQFDEKFGRIMLEMIDEDKDFLLRESA; encoded by the coding sequence ATGGCGTATTTCAACGTATTCTCCATCGTGTTTTATCTCGGCACTCTGCTGATGATAAAAAAGGGAATGCTGTGGCTGTATTCGGTCTCGGTGCTTCTCGAGGTCGCGGTGCATATGTTTATGGCGGTGTGCTTCGTAGGCGTGAGCGCCGGCTTCCAGGTGACCCTCATCGGTATGAACGCGCTTGCGTTCTGCGCGGAGTTCACCAGCGTCAAGCTTAAAAAGCGCCGCGTGTCGGGGCTTATCCTCGGCGGCGTGTGCATGGCGTTTTATATCGCTAGCTTTATAATCAGCAGGCTCGCGCCGCCGGAATACGAGCTGTCGATGGAGTTCAATTTCTGGCTGCAGCTTTCCTGGGGCGTCATCGTTTTCGCGGCGAACATACTCTTCCTTAAGCTCTTCGTCACGAGCGCCCTGCGTTCCGACCGCAACTTCCACGTCGTGCAGACTCTCGCGGAGGCGATCGACGCGAAGGACCCGTACACCAGAGGCCATTCGATACGCGTCGCCACGTATTCGCGCGAGATCGCGAGGCGCGCCGGTATGAGCGATAAAGCGCAGGAGGACGTCTTTATGATGGGGCTCCTGCATGACGTCGGCAAGATCGGCGTGCCGGACGCCGTAATCAACAAGCCCGGCAGACTGACCGACGAGGAATTCGGCGTCATCAAAAAGCATACCGTGACCGGCGCGAGGATACTTGACAAGATCGAGGAAATGCCCGAGCTCGCCGTCGGGGCGCGGCGCCACCACGAGAGGATCGACGGCGCCGGCTATCCCTCCGGCCTGAAGGGCGACGAGATACCCGTCGAGGCGCGGATCCTCGCCGTCGCGGACGCCTACGACGCCATGACCAGCAAGCGCAGCTACAGAGACGCGATGCCGCAGAGCAAGGTACGCGAGGAGATCGAGAACGGGCTCGGCGCCCAGTTCGACGAGAAGTTCGGCAGGATCATGCTCGAGATGATAGACGAGGATAAGGATTTCCTGCTTCGCGAAAGCGCATAA
- a CDS encoding HD-GYP domain-containing protein, translating into MKSLKSLWKTLGRNIYVGSRLKANLIALTSVSVATALLGVVLIVMNVINGDVVMLIPSILTFIGGASCGFIAGVLKKREIAAAIPSIFCTVMFTVYALTGMGDGTAIFWSLFMPIGLCYFVSIRYGIVLSLYHSLLYIILFYTPIKEKMAEHYSPTLMARFPLVFIGIAAFTIIAMIQYHKSVLFEIDYTEQLHAEVEKQTRAATERAEKLERLSDEMVETLAYTIDAKDKYTNGHSFRVMEYSVALAESLGMEPAEVNELHREALLHDIGKIGIPDSVLNKPGKLTDEEFAIIKSHTTIGGNILSKYSDLEDAASAAIHHHERYDGSGYPEGIAGADIPEHSRIISIADAYDAMNSSRIYRAALPRDVIRRELVNGSGTQFDPVLLEAFLVLFDGEKV; encoded by the coding sequence ATGAAATCGCTTAAAAGCCTGTGGAAAACGCTCGGCAGAAACATATACGTCGGCAGCCGTCTGAAAGCGAATCTTATCGCGCTGACCAGCGTCAGCGTCGCGACCGCGCTGCTCGGCGTCGTTCTGATAGTCATGAACGTAATCAATGGCGACGTGGTTATGCTTATACCGTCGATCCTCACCTTTATTGGCGGCGCGAGCTGCGGCTTTATCGCCGGAGTGCTGAAAAAGCGCGAGATCGCCGCGGCGATACCGAGCATTTTCTGCACGGTCATGTTTACCGTCTACGCCCTGACCGGAATGGGGGACGGCACGGCGATCTTCTGGTCGCTTTTCATGCCGATCGGACTTTGCTACTTCGTCAGCATCAGATACGGAATAGTTCTGTCGCTGTATCATTCTCTGCTTTATATAATCCTGTTTTATACGCCGATAAAGGAGAAAATGGCGGAGCATTATTCGCCCACGCTTATGGCGCGTTTCCCGCTCGTATTCATCGGGATCGCGGCGTTCACGATAATAGCGATGATACAGTACCACAAGAGCGTGCTTTTCGAGATCGACTACACCGAGCAGCTTCACGCGGAGGTCGAGAAGCAGACGCGCGCCGCGACCGAGCGCGCCGAGAAGCTCGAGCGGCTTTCCGACGAAATGGTGGAAACGCTTGCGTACACGATCGACGCGAAGGATAAATACACCAACGGCCATTCGTTCAGAGTCATGGAATACTCCGTTGCGCTCGCCGAGTCGCTCGGCATGGAGCCCGCGGAAGTGAACGAGCTTCACCGCGAGGCGCTGCTGCACGACATAGGCAAGATAGGCATCCCGGACAGCGTGCTGAACAAGCCGGGCAAGCTGACCGACGAGGAGTTCGCGATAATAAAATCGCACACGACCATAGGCGGCAACATCCTCTCGAAATACAGCGATCTTGAGGACGCCGCCTCCGCGGCGATACACCACCACGAGCGCTACGACGGCAGCGGATACCCAGAAGGCATCGCGGGCGCGGACATACCCGAGCATTCGCGCATAATTTCGATTGCGGACGCCTATGATGCGATGAACTCCTCTCGTATCTACAGGGCGGCGCTTCCGCGCGACGTCATCCGCCGCGAGCTCGTGAACGGAAGCGGAACGCAGTTCGACCCCGTCTTACTCGAGGCGTTCCTCGTTTTGTTTGACGGAGAAAAAGTATGA
- a CDS encoding YdeI/OmpD-associated family protein — translation MSDGRDKIETFYTSDRREWREYLATHFETDSEIWFVFPTKDSGEPALSYNDAVEEALCFGWIDSTNSRPDEFHCARRFTPRKKGSPYSRPNIERLIWLDARGMIHPSVRESVLPIIRAPFVFPRDITDALKADETVWENYQRFSEPYKRIRVAYIEAARKRPEEFAKRLNSFIEKTRRGKLIMGYGGIEKYYR, via the coding sequence ATGAGCGACGGACGCGACAAAATCGAAACTTTTTACACGAGCGACAGGCGCGAATGGCGCGAATATCTCGCCACGCATTTCGAGACGGATTCGGAGATATGGTTCGTCTTTCCGACGAAGGATTCCGGCGAGCCGGCGCTCTCCTACAACGACGCGGTCGAGGAGGCGCTCTGCTTCGGCTGGATAGACAGCACCAACAGCCGCCCGGACGAATTCCACTGCGCCCGCCGCTTCACGCCGCGGAAAAAGGGCAGCCCGTACTCCCGCCCGAATATCGAGCGTCTTATATGGCTCGACGCGCGCGGAATGATACACCCCTCGGTGCGCGAAAGCGTGCTCCCGATAATCAGAGCGCCGTTCGTTTTCCCGCGGGACATAACCGACGCGCTTAAAGCGGACGAAACGGTGTGGGAGAACTATCAGCGCTTTTCGGAGCCTTACAAGCGCATCCGCGTCGCCTATATCGAGGCGGCGAGAAAACGCCCCGAAGAGTTCGCGAAGCGGCTGAACAGCTTCATCGAGAAGACCCGCCGCGGCAAGCTCATCATGGGCTACGGCGGGATAGAGAAGTATTACCGTTGA
- a CDS encoding GNAT family N-acetyltransferase, translating to MTIETERLILRPWEESDAEDLYEYAKDERVGPAAGWEAHTSVENSREIIRTVLSAPETYAVCLKEDNRPIGSIGLFKPEKTDGDIADGDLEVGFWAAVPFWGNGYIPEAVRALQKRAFTELGCEALWCGYYEGNAKSKRAQEKCGFVYHHTVPDKPCRIPGVKHTEYMNRLTKEDWLRSGGRE from the coding sequence ATGACGATCGAAACCGAACGCCTCATACTGCGTCCGTGGGAGGAATCGGACGCGGAGGATTTATACGAATACGCGAAGGACGAACGCGTCGGCCCCGCCGCCGGCTGGGAGGCGCACACGAGCGTTGAGAACAGCCGCGAGATAATCCGCACCGTGCTTTCCGCTCCCGAGACCTACGCCGTCTGCTTGAAAGAGGATAACCGCCCGATAGGCAGTATCGGACTTTTCAAGCCGGAGAAAACGGACGGAGATATCGCCGACGGCGACCTTGAGGTCGGCTTCTGGGCAGCCGTTCCGTTCTGGGGCAACGGCTACATTCCCGAGGCGGTGCGCGCGCTGCAGAAACGCGCCTTCACCGAGCTCGGCTGCGAAGCGCTCTGGTGCGGCTACTACGAGGGCAACGCGAAGTCGAAGCGCGCGCAGGAAAAGTGCGGTTTCGTTTACCACCACACCGTGCCCGATAAACCGTGCCGGATACCCGGCGTGAAACACACCGAGTATATGAACCGCCTGACGAAAGAGGACTGGCTCAGGTCCGGCGGACGCGAATAA
- a CDS encoding N-acetyltransferase, which produces MDNDYIIRPEREEDFAEVENLVRESFWNVYRPGCSEHYVIHVLRGDPAFVPELDFVMEKDGEIIGQNMFMRTFIEADGGGTADVLTMGPICITPALKRRGYGKKLLDFSLEKAAALGFGAVLFEGNIGFYGKCGFDYASRFGIRYHDLPEDADSSFFLCKELKRGYLTGVTGVYQTPKGYYVSDSDVEEFDKRFPPKEKLKLPGQLFD; this is translated from the coding sequence ATGGATAACGATTATATCATTCGCCCGGAACGGGAGGAAGACTTTGCCGAGGTCGAAAACCTCGTCCGCGAGTCGTTCTGGAACGTCTACCGCCCGGGCTGCAGCGAGCATTACGTGATCCACGTGCTGCGCGGCGATCCGGCGTTCGTGCCGGAGCTCGATTTCGTGATGGAAAAGGACGGAGAAATCATCGGGCAGAATATGTTTATGCGCACATTCATCGAAGCGGACGGCGGCGGAACGGCCGACGTGCTTACGATGGGACCGATATGCATTACCCCGGCGCTGAAGCGCAGGGGGTACGGCAAAAAGCTGCTCGATTTCTCGCTTGAAAAGGCCGCCGCGCTCGGTTTCGGAGCAGTGCTGTTCGAGGGTAACATCGGTTTCTACGGCAAGTGCGGCTTCGATTACGCGAGCCGCTTCGGTATAAGATACCACGATCTGCCGGAGGACGCGGATTCGTCCTTCTTCCTCTGCAAGGAGCTGAAGCGCGGTTACCTCACCGGCGTGACCGGCGTCTATCAGACGCCGAAAGGGTACTACGTTTCCGACTCCGACGTTGAGGAATTCGACAAGCGCTTCCCTCCGAAAGAGAAGCTGAAGCTGCCCGGGCAGCTGTTCGATTAG
- a CDS encoding STAS domain-containing protein, with product MLNINKTSENGKARFALEGRLDTVTAPELEAALQEGIAGVGELTLDLEKLEYVSSAGLRVLLSTQKAMAKQGEMKLINVSEPIMEIFDITGFSEILTIE from the coding sequence ATGCTGAACATCAACAAAACGTCCGAAAACGGAAAAGCCCGCTTCGCGCTCGAGGGACGCCTCGACACCGTCACCGCGCCCGAGCTGGAAGCCGCGCTGCAGGAGGGCATCGCCGGAGTCGGCGAGCTGACCCTCGACCTCGAAAAGCTGGAGTACGTCTCCTCCGCGGGCCTGCGCGTTCTGCTCTCAACGCAGAAGGCGATGGCAAAGCAGGGCGAGATGAAGCTTATCAACGTCAGCGAGCCGATCATGGAGATATTCGACATCACCGGCTTCTCGGAGATCCTGACCATCGAGTAA
- a CDS encoding serine/threonine-protein phosphatase: MKEEKKSRFRLLNVFRNSMTVNIIGTVVLLLVLLGVIVSIIGLVNYTDAFKKEYTTTTYHMADTAAMLVNGNHLEDYLAGRNTEEYERTKNYLDTYCKKISVSLVYVIVVDQSDYGRFVSVFNAVDNSVDDTNYTPWELGFKRDTTNDEYRQKYKRLYDKESLYETLFRINTTDGQHPHITTLVPVRNTSGKVTGILCMQRPTRELADARRPYIINVAAWTLALSVIAGVVFSLFLRRRIMRPIRRVSEETTRFAKENTKGETLSGVSPIKEIRDMALSVDTLETDMVNYIDNLTVATAEKERIGTELSLATTIQVNSIPNVFPAFPEREDFDIHASMTPAKAVGGDFYNFYMIDDTHLGMVIGDVSGKGIPAALFMMVTNILVSEKMRTGLAPEDVLTAVNSAICKRNKADMFVTLWLGILDLKTGTLRAANAGHEYPALKHADGSFELLKDKHGLPVGAMDGVKYKGYELQIEPGAKLFVYTDGVPEANDADNNMFGVERMLAALNSDTSAPPKGVLKNVQDAVDGFVAGAEQFDDLTMLCVEYKSKPAEAEKQE, from the coding sequence ATGAAAGAGGAAAAGAAGAGTAGATTCAGATTATTGAACGTGTTTCGCAACAGTATGACGGTCAACATAATCGGCACGGTCGTGCTGCTTCTCGTCCTGCTTGGCGTTATCGTCAGTATCATCGGTCTGGTGAACTATACCGACGCGTTCAAGAAAGAGTACACAACGACGACCTACCACATGGCCGACACCGCCGCGATGCTCGTCAACGGAAATCACCTTGAGGATTACCTCGCCGGCCGTAACACCGAGGAGTACGAGCGCACGAAGAACTATCTCGATACCTACTGCAAAAAGATAAGCGTTTCGCTCGTCTACGTCATCGTCGTCGACCAAAGCGATTACGGCAGATTCGTTTCCGTATTCAACGCCGTCGACAATTCCGTCGACGATACGAACTATACCCCGTGGGAACTCGGCTTCAAGCGCGATACGACGAACGACGAGTATCGTCAGAAGTACAAGCGGCTTTACGACAAAGAGTCGCTTTACGAGACGCTTTTCCGCATAAACACGACCGACGGCCAGCATCCGCATATAACCACGCTGGTGCCCGTAAGGAACACCTCCGGCAAAGTCACCGGAATACTCTGCATGCAGCGCCCGACGCGTGAGCTCGCGGACGCGAGGCGGCCTTATATCATCAACGTCGCCGCGTGGACGCTTGCCCTGTCGGTCATAGCCGGAGTCGTATTCTCGCTGTTCCTGCGCCGCCGTATCATGAGGCCGATACGCAGGGTCTCCGAGGAAACCACCCGCTTCGCGAAGGAGAATACGAAGGGCGAAACGCTCAGCGGCGTCAGCCCCATCAAAGAGATTCGCGACATGGCGCTCTCCGTCGATACGCTGGAAACCGATATGGTCAATTACATCGACAACCTGACCGTCGCGACCGCGGAAAAGGAGCGTATCGGCACCGAGCTTTCGCTTGCCACCACGATACAGGTCAACTCGATACCGAACGTTTTCCCGGCGTTCCCGGAAAGAGAGGATTTCGATATCCACGCTTCCATGACTCCGGCGAAGGCGGTCGGCGGCGACTTCTACAATTTCTATATGATCGACGATACGCATCTCGGCATGGTCATCGGCGACGTTTCCGGCAAGGGCATTCCCGCCGCGCTTTTCATGATGGTAACGAACATACTCGTTTCCGAAAAGATGCGCACCGGTCTCGCGCCGGAGGACGTTCTGACCGCTGTCAACAGCGCCATTTGCAAGCGCAACAAGGCGGATATGTTCGTCACGCTCTGGCTCGGCATACTCGACCTAAAGACGGGTACGCTCCGCGCCGCGAACGCCGGCCACGAATACCCGGCATTAAAGCACGCGGACGGTTCCTTCGAACTGTTGAAGGATAAGCACGGTCTGCCCGTCGGCGCTATGGACGGCGTGAAGTACAAGGGCTACGAACTGCAGATCGAGCCCGGCGCTAAACTGTTCGTCTACACAGACGGCGTGCCCGAGGCCAACGACGCCGATAACAACATGTTCGGCGTAGAGCGTATGCTTGCCGCTTTGAACTCCGATACGTCAGCGCCGCCCAAGGGCGTGCTGAAAAACGTGCAGGACGCGGTCGACGGCTTCGTCGCCGGCGCCGAGCAGTTCGACGATCTGACGATGCTCTGCGTCGAATACAAGAGCAAACCCGCCGAGGCGGAGAAGCAAGAATAA
- a CDS encoding ATP-binding protein encodes MAEKTVTIKMAGRIDSNNSAENEQRILAEIGGAEIDALVIDASELEYISSAGLRVILRLKKTYPDLRITGVSSEVYEILDMTGFTEMMTVEKAYRVVSVDGCEILGRGANGTVYRYNRDTVVKVYHNADALDDIRHEREVAKLALILGIPTSISYDVVKVGDSYGTVFEMLDANSFSKIITNEPEKRDWCVGEYVKMLKTIHGTLVPAGKLPDIRDTVISWARFMVDYLPEGLGKKLVDMVEAVPHDDHMIHGDYHTGNLMLQNDEVLIIDMDTLAVGNPIFELASMYNGFVGFYEVDRELIKKFQGYDYETSKEFWRKALADYLGTRCEAKIREVEEKAQIIGYARLVRRSIRRGGMDTEEGRKQIDFWRGRLIELLEKNDTLLFNPDELEIEAISENLDDVQAFVDERLEAADCPMKAQMQIDLAVEEIFVNISSYAYAPDKGNAIVRVEVSGDPVAVTITFVDHGVPYDPLAKEDPDVTLSAEERGIGGLGIFMTKKIMDDVAYEYKDGKNVLTLKKNI; translated from the coding sequence ATGGCAGAAAAAACCGTTACCATAAAAATGGCGGGCAGGATAGACTCCAACAACTCCGCCGAAAACGAACAGCGCATCCTCGCGGAGATCGGCGGCGCCGAGATCGACGCGCTCGTGATCGACGCTTCGGAGCTTGAGTACATCTCCAGCGCCGGACTGCGCGTTATCCTGCGCCTGAAAAAAACCTACCCCGATCTGCGCATCACCGGCGTCAGCTCCGAGGTATACGAGATTCTCGACATGACCGGCTTTACCGAAATGATGACGGTGGAGAAGGCGTACCGCGTCGTCTCCGTCGACGGCTGCGAAATACTCGGACGCGGCGCGAACGGAACGGTCTACCGCTACAACCGCGACACCGTGGTCAAGGTGTATCACAACGCCGACGCGCTCGACGACATCCGTCACGAGCGCGAGGTCGCCAAGCTCGCGCTTATACTCGGCATCCCGACTTCGATCTCCTACGACGTCGTCAAGGTCGGCGACTCTTACGGCACCGTTTTCGAGATGCTTGACGCCAACTCCTTCTCGAAGATAATCACAAACGAGCCGGAGAAGCGCGACTGGTGCGTCGGCGAATACGTCAAAATGCTGAAGACGATCCACGGGACGCTCGTGCCTGCCGGCAAGCTGCCGGACATCCGCGACACCGTCATTTCCTGGGCGCGCTTTATGGTGGACTACCTGCCCGAAGGGCTCGGCAAAAAGCTTGTGGATATGGTCGAGGCAGTTCCGCACGACGACCACATGATCCACGGCGACTACCACACCGGCAACCTCATGCTGCAGAACGACGAGGTGCTTATCATCGATATGGACACCCTCGCCGTCGGCAACCCGATATTCGAGCTGGCGAGTATGTATAACGGCTTCGTCGGCTTCTACGAAGTCGACCGCGAATTGATAAAGAAGTTCCAGGGCTACGACTACGAGACCTCTAAGGAGTTCTGGCGCAAGGCGCTCGCGGACTACCTCGGCACGAGGTGCGAGGCGAAGATCCGCGAGGTGGAGGAAAAGGCTCAGATCATCGGCTACGCGCGCCTCGTGCGCCGTTCCATCCGCCGCGGCGGTATGGATACCGAAGAGGGAAGGAAGCAGATCGACTTCTGGCGCGGCCGCCTCATAGAGCTGCTCGAAAAGAACGACACCCTGCTTTTCAACCCCGACGAGCTTGAGATAGAAGCGATTTCGGAAAACCTCGACGACGTTCAGGCGTTCGTCGACGAACGCCTCGAAGCGGCGGACTGCCCGATGAAGGCGCAGATGCAGATCGACCTCGCGGTCGAGGAGATATTCGTCAACATCTCGAGCTACGCCTACGCGCCCGACAAGGGCAACGCGATCGTTCGCGTCGAGGTCTCCGGCGATCCCGTCGCGGTCACGATAACCTTTGTCGACCACGGCGTGCCGTACGATCCGCTCGCCAAGGAGGATCCCGACGTGACGCTTTCCGCCGAGGAACGCGGCATCGGCGGTCTCGGCATCTTCATGACGAAAAAGATCATGGACGACGTCGCATACGAGTACAAGGACGGCAAGAACGTCCTGACGCTGAAGAAGAATATCTGA
- a CDS encoding PHP domain-containing protein → MSISLKIDLHMHTTVSDGTDTPEEIVARVREAGINVFSVTDHDAVKACGIIPALLGEGLTYVTGAEFSTRDEDGKYHVLGYGFDPDSAPIRELTETGHNNRMKKVRARLEFLETEFGFTFPEDEVRALLALDNPGKPHIANLMVKLGYADDKKQAIDEFINRKRFRSEYIRPEYAIERILAGGGVPVLAHPTYGDGDQLILGDEMEERLKKLTGFGLEGVECFYSGFTPRITRDMLAFAGQFELYVTAGSDYHGTNKMVPLGDTGLDLADETPEGLTRFLARCGIEA, encoded by the coding sequence ATGAGCATTTCTTTAAAAATCGACCTGCATATGCACACAACGGTCTCCGACGGCACCGACACGCCGGAGGAGATCGTCGCGCGCGTCCGCGAAGCGGGGATAAACGTATTCTCGGTCACGGATCACGACGCGGTCAAGGCGTGCGGAATTATACCTGCGCTGCTGGGCGAAGGGCTGACCTACGTCACCGGCGCGGAGTTCTCAACGCGTGACGAGGACGGGAAGTATCACGTCCTCGGCTACGGCTTCGACCCGGATTCCGCGCCGATCCGCGAGCTGACGGAAACCGGCCACAACAACCGTATGAAGAAGGTCCGCGCGCGGCTGGAGTTTCTCGAAACCGAGTTCGGCTTCACCTTCCCGGAGGACGAAGTCCGCGCGCTGCTCGCGCTGGACAACCCCGGCAAGCCGCACATCGCCAACCTCATGGTGAAGCTCGGCTACGCCGACGACAAAAAGCAGGCGATAGACGAGTTCATCAACCGCAAGCGCTTCAGAAGCGAGTATATCCGCCCGGAATACGCGATAGAGCGCATACTTGCGGGCGGCGGCGTCCCCGTGCTGGCGCACCCGACCTACGGCGACGGCGACCAGCTCATCCTCGGCGACGAGATGGAGGAGCGGCTGAAAAAACTTACCGGCTTCGGGCTCGAGGGCGTCGAGTGCTTCTATTCCGGCTTCACGCCGAGGATAACCCGCGACATGCTCGCGTTCGCCGGGCAGTTCGAACTGTACGTCACCGCCGGCAGCGACTACCACGGGACGAACAAGATGGTGCCGCTCGGCGATACGGGGCTCGATCTCGCAGACGAAACGCCGGAGGGGCTGACCCGATTCCTTGCCAGATGCGGTATCGAGGCGTGA
- a CDS encoding DUF4298 domain-containing protein, giving the protein MERKSKRILRIERYEEIYDKLSRSVCEAESALEALEALAPELAELEAYYTGPEWKKDFAADEEGRLPPELKRGVLSEDGVYDLLDRAARLRALNKD; this is encoded by the coding sequence ATGGAACGCAAAAGCAAACGGATACTCCGCATCGAGCGGTACGAAGAGATATACGACAAGCTCTCGCGAAGCGTCTGCGAGGCGGAGTCCGCGCTCGAAGCGCTCGAGGCGCTCGCTCCGGAGCTCGCGGAGCTTGAGGCGTATTACACCGGTCCGGAGTGGAAAAAGGACTTCGCCGCCGACGAGGAGGGCAGGCTCCCGCCGGAGCTGAAGCGCGGAGTGCTCTCCGAGGACGGCGTTTACGATCTTCTCGACAGAGCCGCACGTCTGCGTGCTCTGAATAAAGACTGA
- a CDS encoding nucleoside 2-deoxyribosyltransferase, giving the protein MNKKIYFAGSIRGGRVDAELYRRIIAYINRTDTVLTEHVGDLSLSVLEGSASAEATIYDQDTAWLRECDLLVAECTCPSLGVGYELAYAEKLGKPCHVFYDRGKTQLSAMLTGDPYFVIHPYTNEDEIYPILDGILK; this is encoded by the coding sequence ATGAACAAAAAAATCTACTTCGCCGGCTCGATACGCGGCGGGCGCGTCGACGCGGAGCTTTACCGCCGCATCATCGCGTACATAAACCGTACCGATACCGTGCTTACCGAGCACGTCGGCGACCTTTCTTTGAGCGTGCTCGAGGGTTCCGCATCCGCGGAAGCCACGATATACGACCAGGACACCGCCTGGCTGCGCGAATGCGACCTGCTCGTCGCGGAATGCACCTGCCCGTCGCTCGGCGTCGGCTACGAGCTCGCCTACGCGGAAAAGCTCGGCAAGCCCTGCCACGTCTTCTACGACCGCGGCAAGACGCAGCTTTCCGCGATGCTTACCGGCGATCCCTACTTCGTCATCCACCCGTATACGAACGAGGACGAGATATACCCGATCCTCGACGGGATACTGAAATAA